Sequence from the Rutidosis leptorrhynchoides isolate AG116_Rl617_1_P2 chromosome 3, CSIRO_AGI_Rlap_v1, whole genome shotgun sequence genome:
tttttccggCAAACAAACAAATATATTATTTCTGGAAAAAAGGACCAGGACATACCCAAAGCCCAAAATACAAGAGGCCCCAAAGCCCAAAATACAAGAGGCAAGAACCCAAAAACAACATAAATACAAAGTGAATACAACAAAATTATTCTAGCCTATAGCCCTTCTCTGTATAAATTAAATTCCATAACTGAGCCACTTTTAAAACTGCAGCAGACTTCCTGATCTTCATTACTAGCTTGAATCTAACATGATCAAAGATAGCATCATACAACTCACTAGCAGCTTTCTTTTTAAGCTTAAAAAGCCTGCCATTTCTTTCATTCCATATATAGTACACACATGAAGCAAATAAAACTCGGTTTACAACATTCCAAATATTATTGGAGAAGGGATAGCTTGCCAAAGATTAACAATTCCTTCAAAATGATTTGGTAGGCCTCTAGACAGAATCTTGGCATTAAATTTCTTCCAGATACCATCACTATAATCACATTTGAAGAACAAGTGATTGATAGAATCATGAACCTTACCACAAAAGCAACATAACAGAACTTGGTTTGGCATCCATTTATAAATCATATCTTGTGTGTTCAACCTATCTAAAACAGTAAGCCATAGGATAAATGCATGCTTAGGATCAAAACCCTTAAACCAAATAACATGGCTCCATGATACTTTACTTTTATTAATACTCAAATCACTCCAAACCTGGGAGGTTGAATAAACCACTTTCCTACCATCATTAGTAATCCAAGAGTAACTGCCATTCTCTTCAAATGTGTGAGGATGAATTTTGTCCCTTAACTTCAAAAGACACTTCCACCCCCAACTATCATTATAATTCAAGTTGACATTCCAAATACTAACACCTTTTAATTTAACCAAATTGACCCAATTGCTCCACAGTGATTCCTTTTGGGTAAAACACCTTCACAAATTCTTTATCATTAAAACGTCATTCCATTCCTCAAAGGTTTGATCCCCAAACCTCCTTGATCCTTTGGAAAACAAATATCTTTCCAAGCTACTTTGGCTTTACCATTTGACTTATCTGTTTGACTCCATAAAAAGCCCTTTAAGATTTTATCAATCTCGTCAGTAACAGCACATGGAAGCTTATAAACGGAAGCCCAATATAAATGCAAATGAGAAAGCGTAAATGTGATTAATTGCAGTCTGCCTGCATATGAGAGCTTTTTATTTCTCCAATTGTTAACCTTGTTTCTGACCTTGTCAATTAGACTCTTACAATCATTGAAACTAATTTTCTTTGCCAACAAAGGAACACCGAGATATTTTAAGGGAAAACTACCAATGGGAAAAGGTAAAACCTGAAGTATTTTGCTTAGATCTTCAATAGGAACACTGCCAAAGAACATTGTACTCTTGTTTAGATTAGGAAGAAGGCCAGAAACCTTTGCAAAATCATCTAACCCTTGCTTAATCACACATATGGATTTTTCATCACCATGACTAAACACCAACAAGTCATCTGCAAAACAAATGTGGGATAGCTTCATAGGCTTGCACTTATAGTGATATTTAAACTCAGGTTCTTTTTGAATGTTGTGCTTCAAAATGAGAGAAAACACTTCCATCACCAAAGTGAAAAGGTATGGAGATATTGAATCTCCTTGCCTTAAACCTCTACCACCTTTAAAGTACCCCTTAATTTCACCATTGATGCATATTGAAAAGTAAGTATTAGTAACACAAGCCATAATCCAATTAATCATCTTGTCATGGAAACCAAAACAATGCAAGATCTCTTTCAGGAACTTTCAATTGACAATATCATATGCTTTTTGGATATCTATTTTCATAGTACACTTCTTTGCTcctttaaccttattataaccttttaAAACTTCTTGAGCCACCAAAATGTTATCATGAATAGATCTGCCAAGTAATGCACTCTGGTTACAATCAACAATCTTGTTTAAGCCACTTTAATTTCTGTTGGTCAATACCTTGCTAATGCACTTGTAAATTACATTGCAGCAAGTTATTGGTCTATATTCAGAGACCTTCTGAGGAGAATCAACTTTAGGAATCAAAGCAATAAGTGTAGCATTAATTTCTCCCAACAATTTACCATTATGAAAGAACTCCTTTATAGCAGAACATATATCATCACCTATGATTCCCCATGTTTTTTTGAAAAATAAAGATGAATATCCATCTGGTCAAGCtttgttatcattaatatcaaaCATGGCTGCTTTTATTTCATCATTAGTAACAGGATCAATCATTTTAACAGCATCCTCCCTAAACAACTTAATTGTAAAAATGTAACCTAGAGCAGTAACACTATTGTATAAAGTATCTACCCCAAGAAATCTTTTAAAGTGATCATATATATTTTGTTGAAtacatttaatttaatttttcaGTTATCTCATTGTATTTTATTATTCGTTAGTTTATTAGCTTATAGTTTATATGTATACTTACgttgtttaaataataattatgtatGATAATTAGTCATGTTAAATGGTTTAAATAATTCATCATAGCATTACCTCATATTTCAACTCTGCAAATTTGCAGCTTATAATCTagcaattattaatatttaaatctaaATTTGACACAAAATTCAATCCAATATTACTTTAAATATTACTTTAAGGTGTGTTATAGGGGATCCCGctaaaaaattattaataattagttttcgaaccctcgcttcgcgccgggggttcggttttcaatgtatcttattgcgtttagtttgtaaaattatttcgtggctaacgatgatgtcgttgaagcgcaactcgagtcgaactaaaaggtataacccgtgaaagatttaaatgttattttaaattaacaatatatgtgcatctccgcgtttcgctatggaattgtcgacttttaaaaatttaatgcaaaatcaacgtatatgaaaagtaccccaaatatttagcgttttttaaaaagaatccgttttgagtatagttagtgacattgtgttcgtaaaattatttcgagtttaacgatgatgccggaaaaatttaactcgttgcgagcgagaagatatgacccgttgaatatttgggtggagtttatttaagatcccCCCCCCCCCGGGTTTGGGGGGCCGGTTTTAATGTTTGAACTAAGTGCGGGCTTTTTTTGGCAAAGTGgaagttattattaaaaaaaaaagaagacgAAATGACGAGAATACCCCtgatactattcatcatttttgtctaatacTCCGTAGTTAATATGGTAACGTTTCCGTAATCTTTTAGATATCGCGCACTTTAATTTATAGGCTAAATGTTGGGCCACCATAGTACATGGTACCATTGTTTTGGATATTGTATTTATTTTAGTCTCTTTGTTACATGTGGCTTATTGTTTTGGATATTGTATTTGTTGGTGTTTGGGGATGGTTTTAGTGATTCGGATGCTCAAGGCTCGGATTTAATTAGCTTTTATTTTTTGGTTAGTGATAGGGATTGTTTATTGTTTACAAGCCTTGCAGCGCGTTTGTTTCGATTATATCATTGTTCGTCTTTTTCATCTATCGATAAAAAGACTTTATtttattgttatcgttatttttgccaaaaaaaaaaaaaaaaaaaaaaaaaaaaatagtactaCGTACATGGTACCAAACTACCAATGTAACCAAACACTTTAACAAGCTAAATGTTGGGCCACAAAAGTACATGGTACCTATTGGTGACTGATGTTTGGGCTAGATATATTTGCCACAAACAAAAACATTACCATAGACATAAGATGTACGGAGTATTAACAGCATGGGAGAGGTTCAATACCGAACCAAAAATGCTACAAAACTAATTAATGTGCACATATTTACACTTATGCACAACGGTACACATTAAAAAAGGTTTGTATTTGTGCACAAAAATACACTTGTGCACTATACATTAAAAAAGTTAATGTATTGAATTTTTAGCGCAATCTCATAAATTTTAAAACTTATACTCCGTATATAATAAGTATCTTCtgtattaaattaaatttaaattaaataaattagcACAATAACAAtcgaaaaaaaaaaagtgaaaaatcATATTTGACACGTCATCCTCCGAATCATCCCTCACACGAGTGGTTTGCACGTTGAAGTAATAGGGTCCCACATAGCAGGCAACAAATACTTACGCCCCTTCACACCATTCGCATTATAGCTAACTTTTGTCTTCTTATCAACCAAAACACTTCCCGGATACCCGGGAAACGCACCCGACCCGAATATCCCGGTACAAGCCGTAACAGCTTCTAATGGAGCACTAGCCGGACCCTGAAAATACCCGGTATCAAACGGGTTTGTCACTGTTCCAGCCAAAACCGTTGCTATGTTAATCACCATACCATCTATACCAATGTCCCGGTTAGGGGCACCCAACGGGGGCATTTTAGGACCAAAAGTGGGGACCACAAATGGCCACGCGCATTGATCAGGACATTGAGTTGCTGAGTTACCAACCCATGCATAGGCAAAGTTATGACCCTTGTTAAAACGTGTTGATCCGTGGGTCCCACACCGGTTCATACAAAAACCGGTGACCTGGACATCCGCGGATGTTAATACTAAACTAATTTCGTTAGCTCCTTTATTTTTAGAAGCTAATGAAATTAGGTTACTATCTTTAAGTGATTTTCCAAGTGAGTATTTTTCGTCAAATATCTGTTTCCCTAAACGGATATTTCGGGGCCCACCTTTGTAATTCGAAGTAGTTTGCCACCATGATGAGGTGGACGGCGAAAGAGGGAGTTTTGCATTGAGTGAACTAATGAAATCGGTTATTATTGTTTTTTGGACGGGCGAAAAGTGTCCGTACCATAAAAGGTTAATGGAAATGTTGCCTTTGAGGATTGATCCTTTATGGTATTTGAGGACGGTTGTTGGTGTTTGTACGAGAGCGAGTTTGCGAGGGATTGTGGCGGAGATTGGGTGGATTATGGTGGAGATAATGAAGAGAATTGAAGCTAAAAGTGTGATAGTTGTTTGCATGGTGTTTGATATGAAGAAATATAATGATAAAAATGTTGTATTTGTTTTGATTGGAGAAGTGTTTGTTTTGAGGGGTATTTAAGTTGTTTAGGTTGGGAGAAAGTAGGAGTGGGGTGCATGTATAAAAAATAAGTAGAAAACGCGTTTGACTGACTTTTGTTGAGGTGTAAGAAAGTAGAAACCTGTGAGGAtattgtattattaaatatatatatatatatatatatatatatatatatatatatatatatatatatatatatatatatattacatacgaAACTCTAATGAACCTATAACCTTAATGGACCCAAGTCCACAATTGGATTGGGCCGCTAATATATCAtttaacactcccccgcagtccgaacAGCGAAATCGCTAAAGTTCGAACTGGAGCAAAACAATAAACATTAaattaaagaaataaaataaacACTATTTTTTTTCTCATTTGTTGCATCGAATAGTCTGATTTTCGTTGTTAGAGTTGCAGATTTCTTGACGGCTTCTCCTTTTCCGTAGCGTTTTTTTTTACGCCGTGAGTTACTGTGCCTAAGGATCAAGTACCGCTTTCATATGCTACTTTTGTTGAGAATAACATATTCTTCAACGCTGCAAACAAGAGAGAATTGACAATATtctttttttttgtgttttttatATTACTATTTTTTTCGGAGTTTGGAACCTAGTTAAGCTAGACGACTCATCCACATGCCGATTATTTAtagaaaataataaattaaaaacaaGAACCAAATGATGTTGATGAAAACATTCGATGACGGCAGGAAAGAAAGATTGCAATAAAGAGAGTAACATGATAACTTGATGTACATCTTCCTTTTCTCTCTCAACCAAACCCACCCCCTTCCGTTTCCGTTTCCTCTCCTTTTCAAATTCACTCAAATTCCACTCCAAATCCCataccaccaccacctccacctcCACCTGTTCTTCATGTTACGTACGCCGAGGCTGTTGGTGGGTACACTCCAGCTAAGTCGCGACCGGAGCAAAGACAGTCACCAAAAGAAGGTTTTCAAAGAAGTTACTCACAGAAGGTGTCTACTGTTTTTTTCGGTAATCTGGCAAGAGGTACTACTCCGATGGTAATTAGTGAGCACTTCAGGAGATATGGCTGGATCCAAAACATAACTTGGAGGGTTGGTCGGAGTTTTGCCTTTATCAAGTTTGCAACTACAGAACAAGCTGAAGAAGCGGTAAAGAAGATGAATGGGAAACTTTTGATGGGAAACACGATTAGAATGGGTATGGCTAGATTTGATAAGCAACAAGTAGGTTATCCAAAGAACACTAGTTCATACTACCATAAGCAACATGGAAAAAATTTCAACTCTAAGAAAGATGATAATTACTTGTACACGAAACTTCAAGTTAATGATGATGTGAATGAGGGCATGGAGAGGACTGCTCTAATTATTGATAAATTTAATTTCTCTAAGTAGAAACTTGCTAAGTGGCTTGTAGACAGAAAAGCAAGAATTGATTTATGTAGTCTTTGGGGCAAGTACGGGTGTATTGTGAGAGGTATCGATCCGACAAGTTTTAAAAATATTTGTCAAGGTCCACTTTATGGAAGCGGTTGTGAGTAGTTTTTAAAGATAATTCCAAAGGCGAATAGACGAGGTATATACTCGAGAGTTGTATGGATTGAGGTTCGAGGTATTCCGGTGGATTATGGGTGTATGGAGAACGTGACTACAGCGGTGCAAGATCTAGGAGAAGTGTTATTCATTCCCAAGGCATCTCATAATCTGGTTCAATCCGGATCCTTGTATATTCTTATGGAAGTTTGTGTCCCAACTGTTATTGCCAAACTCACTGTCATAGTTTTAAAAGATAATAAGAAGGTATCTTTATGGGCTCATGAAGTGGGGTTGGACTTTAATCCTCTATCTGTTATTGAAGTTGAAGATGTTGATGATTTTTTGAATGGAGTTAATAACTCTATTGATGACATTGAAAGAAACCAAGATGGAGGTAATAACAATAACGATGATGAAGGTCCTAATATTGATGACACAGGGATGAACGGATCTGAATCACCGATGTCATCACCTTCCACTCCGGCACCGAAAAAGGTCAACCAGAATTTTAATTTTGAATCAGAGAATGAATTGGCGGATAATTGTGAAGATCCTGTAGATAAAGGCACATCTTCCAATTTAAATCTTGAAGTCTATGAAAAATACAAGGGTGTGGTTTTGGTGAAAAAGGCTGCAAGTGAGCccataaaggtgattgattacgTTCCTTTTGTAAGAGATATCCCAAAAAATCTCAAAGTCAACTTGGAACGCACATTCTCTGCAGAAGCACATGTGCCCTCTGGTGTAAACATTGCAGAAAAGGCACATGTGTCCTCTGGTGTAAACATTGCAGAAAAAGAAGGCATGCATGTTACCCCATCCGACGAAAAAGGGTTACTGTTACAGAAGATGGATTAAGTTTGAATAAAACAAGCCCTTTTAAGAAGCCCAACCCTAATGGGCCTGCTCATGGTAACTCAATTTACGATGTTGAACTTCCTAAGGAGCCCTATTTCTTTCATGCTGCACGATTCTCACATCAAAAGCAAGATAAACATGACTGTCCTACGTTAGACTGTCGTTCGGCTTGTGCTCTTCATAAGAAAAATGCACTAAAGACATCTTCAAAAGAATGTAAGGAGTTGGGATCTGCACAACGTAGTCCTTCAAAGGGCAATAAACATAAGAAGTTTAAATCTTGTGACTTGAACGAGGACATCGAGTTGGAAAGAGAAACGAGATCGAATGTTACTGATAATGATGATCAACGAAGCAAATCTCGGTGAATTCCATGCCACGCAAGCCTATTAAGGTAAAAGGCAAGCTCCTCAATTCTAAGGAAAATAACAAAGTAGGAAAGAAAGATGATGTTTATTACAATTTCTTAGAAGGCATGTTTGATAGTGATGAAAAAGCCATGAGACAATGAAAATTGTTTCGTGGAATACAAGGGGATTAGGGTGTAAAGTTAAGGGCCGTATGGTAGGCGATGTAGTATAGAAATTCCAAGTTCAATTTGTGTATAGATAATGTCCCCGGTGTGGCGTGACATAATGAAGTTGCAAGGTGTTGAGGAATTATACGGAATTTTAAGTCCTCAAAATTGGCGGTGGTTTATTGGAAAGGGCTCGCATATTTCTTTTGGCATGATGTATGGGTCGGGGTTTCTAAGCTTAATGATCAATTTTTGGCTTTTTCCGTATTTCTTCCAAACGAAATGGGCTTATTTCGGAATGTGGGGTGGTCATAGAAAGTGGTTTGGTTGAATGGAATTTTGGACTAAATGAATTCATGGTTGAGTATGAAATGGCACAATGGCATTCTTTGTCAACTTTGCCACTACCAATTATATTGTCAACTATAAAGAGAATACAATTCAATGGGTTCTTTCAGTGTATATATATACTCTGTTGCAGATGGAGTGCGAACGTTAATGTAGATTTTGATTGAGTATAGATTTTGTGGATCCCGAAAGTCTCGTCTAAGAGCCTTTGTTCATTTTTCTATATCAAGTTTTCATATTGGTCATCGTTAGCTTCACGCTTAAAGTTCAAAGTGTTTCAATGGATGGTAAATGCTAAGATGTGTCAAAgttatcaattttatatttggaattCACATCCGTGGCTATTTAAGTGAGACGTTACTGTTAAGATGGTGCAAGTTTGGTTTGGTTCGGACATAGAGAATTCTTGGTTTGGTTTATAGATGCTAAGGTTTAATGTCAAGGTGCTGAGGAGTGAAGTTTCTTAATGAAGTCTAGTAATGTACTAATGTTGCTTTTGGTCTTATGTAGTTTTTCTTTTTTGGCTACTGTTATAAGTGTATGGTTTGAAATCAGTTTGTAAATTCATCACAAGGATCCTTATGTATTGTTAGGTAGTTCACTATTTGGTGAAATACCTTTTTAATTCAATTcatgttttttgccaaaaaaaaaaaaaaaaaatagagtaataaaaaaaaaacataaatgaTAAACCAAAATTAAGGGAGAGCAACTAAACGTGTCAGTTGCATGTTATTTGGTAGGAGATGATTTTAACAAACTATTTTATTGGAACGCAAAAAGCTATTAAGAAGCAAACACAAAACTGAAACATATCCCTCCAATCACCGATTGGTGATTGGAGAATAAtgaaccttttttttttttgtgtgtgataAGTTTTTTTGATCTTTGGCTCTAACACCATGTTAAAGTGCAACATCGATATCTTATTATTGTGTCTAACAGGAGGAATGTATGCATCAACATTTTGCATGCATATGATTATTTTTAGAAATTTGTTGCTGATATACTATATACTCCAtaccaaggttgtaaaagacgcgagtcgaGAACACGTCGATCAGGACTACAAAGTGACATGTCCGTCGAGATGGGGACGCAACGGGAACGCGTCGGGCATTGACTAACGTTAACtttttaaaataattttattaaatatatatttatatataatattattacacacacacacacacacacacacacacacacacacacacatatatatatatatatatatatatatatatatatatatatagagagagagagagagagagagagcgagaGAGAAATCGAATCTTAAAATATTAAATACATTTACaaatattaacaatattacaaattttcatataatattatatataaattgaccgactttgaccatctttgaccgactttgaccgaatTTTACCGACTTTTTTCAACTTTAACTGACTTTTTCCGACTTTAATCGACTTTTTACCGCTGAAATGACGGCCATGCCTAAAAACGACGCGTCAGTCAGGTTGGCAAACTTTTGCAACACTGCTATATAcaaaatactattatcattatatttaattatatatatatatatatatatatatatatatatatatatatatatatatatatatatatatatatatatatatatatatcaatggaTAACACTATTTGAGAATAAGTGGATAAGAAATTATGAGTCACAAATTTTCAGCCCGTTAACATATATTAGATGTATGATACTTCCTCTGTCTCATATTCATAGTCTAGTATTTCATTTTGAATTGTCCCAAGATTAATAGTCCACTTTCacatatagataaaaataataagataaaattatattatgcccttaatgtatgtaGATAttatcagtgttgtaaatctccttatttctccccgagatcttcccgagatctcatttttagaaatctgaccgagacgagatgttcatctcccgggATTTCCCGGTCAAcagggtcaaacttggtcaaacttacgATTCCTGGGATTTTCTTGCTCATTTCTAATTTTCTCGTAAAATCTCGTAATTTCTCACTTATTTTTTGaattttcttgtaaaatctcgtaaatatgtatataaatatagatatatttatttatatatataagttcatactaaaaaaactaaaaagtcaacgtaagtcaaagtccgagatctccccgagatttttccaagatgccgagatctcccaaaaaatgtccaaacgagatctctccgAGCTCAGAGTTCTCCAGCCTTGGATATGATTAAAAAAACTAACGGTAAAACTGAAAACTAAAtagaaagtacagtacttttatgacattttcttaaactgtgtgatttttgtctatggactattaatatgggacagaTAGAGTAATATTTTTAATCCGCTAACATTCATAATAACATTGTTTTTACATGTTAACATTCATTTTAGTTATTATCAAacattataatatttatttttacacGTTAACATTCATTTAAAATATTATGATACATTTAATGTATGTTAATGAGCTGAAAACATGTAGTTGAGAATTTTTTTCCGCTTAACCCAAAAAAGCTGTTTAACGCTAAAtccttcctatatatatatatatatatatatatatatatatatatatatatatatatatatatatatatatatatatatatatatgcagaggatccagtgagaacttttttagtgtgagaactctaggaactcaaaaatatactgaaattcgaacaaaaaaaggaCACGGGCGAACGAAAAagcacacggacgaacaaaaaacacGATAGTCGAGCAAAAAATACAACACGGACGACCACATTTTTTTTTCGaatacaaaaatgtagaacacatttttgttcgaatatcaatatttttgttcgactatcaatgtgttctacatttttttgttcgactatcaaaaatgtagaacacaatttGTTCGACTATCacaatttttgttcgactaccagTTTTTTTGTTCGACCGCCTTTTTTTTGTTCGTCCTTcccctttttttgctcgaattcccctTTTTTTTGCTCGCCTgccatttttttgttcgaatttctcttttttgttcgaatttcagtgtatttttgagttctcacacCAACAAAGttttcatttgatccctctactatatatatatacagagtCGAAAGTTAGAAGGGGCAGAGGGGGGCAGCCGCCCCTAGTGGATTTTCAATTTTTAGTGTACTTAGGATTTTTCGATTATGCCCCCGGTagaatttttttttgccccaaagtcTCCATATTTTGTCTCAAAACTTCcacattttgccccaaaacctccatattttgcctcaAGAACTTCACATTTTGCTCAAAAAACTTCACATTTTGCTCAAAAACTCCCTAATTTTGCCCATAAACCTTCATATTTTGGCAAAAAATATTTGCTACATTTTGcccaccactatatatatatatatatatatatatatatatatatatatatatatatatatatatatatatatatatatatatatatatatagtctatagttaatattaaaattctataatgatgatgttattattaggctaattcctttgttaaaaaaaaataaaaaagaaaaagaaaaaaatttaagaattgtgggtgatgtcattaattaaataattttgaattaaaattaaatattaaatattatatactaGAACACGAGCTAACTATAACTATTTGGTCATCTATAAGAGTTACCTTATTTTGACACTCTTATAGTAGATGATACATAAGAACCTGGATACTTTAAGTCgtcttttattttttataatttttttttttttttgaaaagcacgaAGAGTTTTATCTATCtatctagacaaaatttcatttctCGTCCCCGAACTTTACATCAACTTTGACTCTCtatcctttttctttttttgtgtgtgcatccctcgtccctaatctATCAGAAATCTACATCCCTCATCCTCCCGTCTATTTTTTGTTTATTTTGCCGTTACCCTCCTATCACGTGCAGAGCATGTGGGGGTAAAAAGGTCATTAAACTAATTGGACGAGGAGCATAACTATGTCTTCTTCTTCAATATTCAATTTAGTCCCAAAATCATAAGGCATAAACCCTAATAAAATCAAATTCATTCTCTTCTTCCATAAAACTTAAACACATTTTGACCCTAAATAAATTATGAATGTAATCTAACACACAAAAATTATAAAATCAAATTCAAGAATCTATGTTACCAAATCTAAATTCAAAAACATATTACAGATCTCATCTCAGTTCTCACTTCATCATTATCTTCACCTTTACCGTCACCGCCACTACCATCACCGTCGTCGGATCTATCACTACCACTACCACAACTGCTCCGATTCGAAGAACCGGATCCAATAACAAATTCTGGGCCCAGATTCGGTAGCTAGAAAGATTCAATATACCAACGTCACTGAATTTGGAGATGGAGGACCGAATCAATAATTGACCAAAAACATCACATGTGCTTGCG
This genomic interval carries:
- the LOC139898822 gene encoding protein EXORDIUM-like 2 → MQTTITLLASILFIISTIIHPISATIPRKLALVQTPTTVLKYHKGSILKGNISINLLWYGHFSPVQKTIITDFISSLNAKLPLSPSTSSWWQTTSNYKGGPRNIRLGKQIFDEKYSLGKSLKDSNLISLASKNKGANEISLVLTSADVQVTGFCMNRCGTHGSTRFNKGHNFAYAWVGNSATQCPDQCAWPFVVPTFGPKMPPLGAPNRDIGIDGMVINIATVLAGTVTNPFDTGYFQGPASAPLEAVTACTGIFGSGAFPGYPGSVLVDKKTKVSYNANGVKGRKYLLPAMWDPITSTCKPLV